In a genomic window of Microcoleus sp. AS-A8:
- a CDS encoding CoA-binding protein, translated as MNLTPNSKVLVQGITQPLGSYYTARMKAYGTNVVAGVSAGQGGQELHGIPVFDLVEQVLPQTGPIEATIIFVESYRVLDAALEAMDAEIPLIILVTEGVPPLDMVRLLRKAEGTGTLILGPSSSGIIVPGKVLLGTQESEFYSPGPVGLIARSGALAYEVALELTQRQLGQSIAVNLGSAAIVGSSFSQWLQILAMDRSTEVIVLVDQTGGLIDDATAEYIAETIDKPVIAYVAGSHTPLDKQVSDTSAIIAAQLSGPVTNASTAQHKVAAFKQANIPVAERPSQIPELVTKALKKG; from the coding sequence ATTAACTTGACGCCAAACAGCAAAGTCTTGGTTCAAGGCATTACACAGCCCTTAGGTTCCTACTACACGGCTCGCATGAAAGCCTATGGTACCAATGTCGTGGCTGGGGTGAGTGCTGGTCAGGGAGGGCAAGAACTTCATGGTATTCCTGTCTTTGACTTGGTAGAGCAGGTGCTGCCTCAGACGGGACCGATTGAGGCGACCATTATTTTTGTGGAATCCTACCGAGTTCTGGATGCTGCACTCGAAGCTATGGATGCAGAAATCCCGCTGATTATTTTGGTTACAGAGGGTGTTCCTCCCCTGGATATGGTTCGCCTCTTGCGGAAAGCCGAGGGCACGGGTACTTTAATTTTGGGGCCGAGTAGTTCGGGTATCATTGTGCCGGGAAAAGTATTGCTGGGTACTCAGGAGAGTGAATTTTATAGCCCCGGACCGGTTGGGTTGATTGCCCGTAGTGGTGCCCTCGCTTATGAAGTGGCTTTAGAGTTAACCCAGCGTCAACTAGGACAGTCCATAGCGGTTAATCTGGGTAGTGCAGCCATTGTTGGCTCTTCTTTTTCTCAATGGCTACAGATTTTAGCTATGGATAGAAGTACGGAAGTCATTGTTTTAGTGGATCAAACTGGTGGTTTGATCGATGACGCAACCGCTGAGTACATTGCCGAGACTATTGATAAACCCGTAATTGCTTACGTTGCGGGAAGCCATACACCCTTGGACAAACAAGTTAGTGATACAAGTGCCATTATTGCGGCTCAGCTATCAGGGCCAGTCACTAATGCTAGTACAGCCCAGCACAAAGTGGCAGCATTTAAGCAAGCGAATATCCCTGTGGCAGAGCGTCCTTCTCAGATTCCTGAGTTGGTCACAAAGGCACTCAAGAAAGGTTGA
- a CDS encoding acetate--CoA ligase family protein, producing the protein MDLLEYQAKELFREIGIPVLPSQRIDHPADLKRLEIPYPVVLKSQVPTGGRGRAGGIRFAENTIDAIAAARAIFNLPILGCYPQVLLAESRYDADRELFLAVILDSTLGRPVLLGSSQGGIDVEAVMQHMQKVVVEQEFSSFYARRLALKMGLQGHLIESVSGVIQNMYQLFLEKDLDLVEINPLGISSTGEVMALDGKIAANDNALGRHAELATLASIIPNSSSQRVPNLNWTDTEGNIGILCNDACLAAATLDLVYQEKGKPASCLILDGYTSWDVPTASSPVPQLQSALKQITEAKGIKVILVNILASASASEQVAQVIANYLLSKFGEVPVLKAVEQPERPMRMTAPTHRTQNNGTHTLSKQSVALSQIPHFVIRIVGGQIDSAKEHLAAIPIHWRDNLDEAVAQAISLANSKVRQS; encoded by the coding sequence ATGGACTTATTAGAGTACCAAGCGAAAGAATTATTTCGCGAGATTGGCATCCCTGTTTTGCCGTCTCAACGCATCGACCATCCTGCCGACCTCAAGCGCTTAGAAATTCCTTATCCGGTTGTCCTCAAGTCTCAGGTGCCTACAGGAGGAAGGGGTAGAGCCGGTGGTATCCGCTTTGCGGAAAATACCATTGATGCGATCGCGGCAGCAAGAGCTATTTTCAACCTTCCTATTCTCGGTTGCTATCCCCAAGTCCTGCTTGCCGAATCCCGCTACGATGCCGACCGGGAATTGTTTCTCGCCGTCATCCTCGACTCTACTCTTGGGCGTCCTGTCCTCTTAGGGTCTTCCCAAGGAGGCATTGACGTAGAAGCCGTGATGCAGCACATGCAAAAGGTTGTAGTGGAGCAAGAATTCTCCTCCTTTTATGCGCGGCGTCTAGCCCTGAAAATGGGACTCCAAGGACACCTGATTGAGTCGGTCAGTGGGGTTATCCAAAACATGTACCAGCTATTTCTCGAAAAAGATTTGGACTTAGTGGAAATTAACCCCCTAGGCATTAGTTCCACGGGTGAGGTGATGGCCTTGGATGGCAAAATTGCGGCAAACGATAACGCTTTGGGGCGTCATGCCGAGTTAGCCACCTTGGCATCCATTATTCCCAATAGCTCCTCTCAGCGAGTGCCTAACCTCAACTGGACGGACACAGAAGGCAACATTGGGATTTTGTGTAACGATGCTTGTCTGGCGGCTGCGACCTTAGATTTGGTCTACCAAGAAAAGGGAAAACCTGCCAGTTGTCTGATTTTGGACGGGTATACCAGTTGGGACGTGCCAACTGCCTCCTCTCCCGTGCCACAACTGCAAAGTGCGCTCAAGCAAATTACAGAAGCCAAAGGGATTAAAGTTATCTTAGTCAACATTTTGGCCAGTGCTAGCGCCAGTGAACAAGTGGCTCAGGTCATTGCCAATTATCTGCTTTCTAAATTTGGGGAAGTGCCAGTACTCAAGGCCGTAGAGCAGCCAGAAAGACCGATGAGGATGACAGCTCCGACTCATCGTACTCAAAATAATGGCACTCATACGCTTTCTAAGCAATCTGTAGCTCTCAGCCAGATCCCTCACTTTGTCATCCGTATCGTGGGAGGACAAATTGACTCTGCTAAAGAGCATCTGGCCGCGATACCCATCCATTGGAGGGATAACTTGGATGAGGCAGTAGCCCAAGCGATTTCCTTGGCCAACTCCAAAGTGAGGCAGTCTTAA
- the aat gene encoding leucyl/phenylalanyl-tRNA--protein transferase, with product MAFDIPSLLQGYAQGYFLMADETGELGWYTSRHRAIIPLDDRFRYPTSLRRVLNQERFSMAINRDFKGVVAGCANRESTWISPQLKEIYWSLYKAGWAYSFETWQDDELAGGILGIVIGGAFIGESMFYRIPEGSKVALVKLVEQLRSRGFILFDAQMINPHLARFGAQTLSEQNYQVLLQKALQRTCFLD from the coding sequence ATGGCATTTGATATTCCTTCCCTGCTCCAGGGATATGCCCAAGGCTACTTCTTGATGGCAGATGAAACTGGCGAGTTAGGCTGGTACACCAGTCGCCACCGTGCGATCATTCCCCTGGATGACCGATTTCGTTACCCAACTTCATTGCGTCGTGTCCTTAATCAGGAGCGTTTTAGTATGGCGATTAATCGCGACTTTAAAGGTGTGGTTGCGGGTTGTGCGAATCGAGAATCTACCTGGATTTCTCCCCAACTGAAGGAGATTTATTGGTCACTTTATAAAGCCGGTTGGGCTTATAGCTTTGAAACTTGGCAAGATGATGAGTTGGCAGGAGGAATTTTAGGAATTGTGATAGGTGGAGCCTTCATTGGTGAATCTATGTTTTATCGGATTCCTGAAGGCTCCAAGGTCGCGCTAGTTAAGTTAGTGGAACAGTTGCGATCGCGAGGTTTTATCCTATTTGATGCTCAGATGATCAACCCTCACCTCGCTCGCTTCGGTGCTCAAACCCTGAGTGAACAGAACTATCAAGTTTTGTTACAGAAGGCATTGCAGCGCACATGTTTTTTGGATTGA
- a CDS encoding DUF928 domain-containing protein has protein sequence MIHKTSSERQKSLALRWAAAPWAFALTVAGAYASLPRQSLAIPVQTPSTPVVSTVTPIRVETTPLSSLRLQLAQIEKQRVQQGTAQGDSRLGGSTRSQNLSQNQQPKDRGAPAPGQRTGGATRGTNARCPVASKPLTALVPIISATSDKSQHPILASTPAGAVLGLTVVSHPTFWFYVPYSITSERPVEFILKDDRDNIIYQTFLSESAIAPGVVGFKLPDTVTPLVVNKRYNWFLTIACDRPSSTSSEQEELTKIFVSGWVERVTPDPSLQRELDKATPQQKALLYAKGGIWHEAVTTLAELRRQKPNNVTLKEEWAKLLRSINLEAIAPEPITSMLTPKK, from the coding sequence ATGATTCACAAAACATCATCCGAACGACAGAAAAGCTTAGCGCTCAGATGGGCTGCTGCCCCTTGGGCATTCGCTCTCACCGTTGCCGGGGCGTATGCTAGTCTTCCTCGACAAAGCCTTGCCATTCCTGTCCAAACCCCATCGACCCCGGTCGTCTCGACAGTAACGCCTATTCGGGTTGAGACAACTCCACTCTCTTCCCTTAGACTACAACTGGCTCAGATTGAAAAACAACGGGTTCAACAAGGTACAGCCCAGGGTGATTCTCGCCTAGGTGGAAGTACGCGTTCCCAGAATCTATCTCAAAACCAGCAACCCAAAGACCGAGGTGCGCCTGCACCCGGTCAACGGACAGGTGGGGCGACGCGTGGGACGAATGCAAGGTGTCCAGTTGCCAGCAAGCCTCTTACAGCTTTGGTGCCGATTATTTCAGCCACTTCGGATAAGAGTCAACACCCAATTCTTGCCAGCACTCCCGCCGGAGCCGTTTTGGGTTTAACCGTCGTCTCCCATCCAACTTTCTGGTTTTATGTTCCTTATTCCATCACATCTGAACGTCCCGTTGAGTTTATCCTGAAGGATGATCGGGACAACATTATTTATCAAACTTTCTTATCCGAGTCGGCAATTGCGCCCGGTGTAGTCGGTTTCAAGCTTCCTGATACCGTGACACCCCTGGTGGTCAACAAACGGTATAACTGGTTCCTCACCATAGCTTGTGATCGACCATCATCGACCTCTAGCGAGCAAGAAGAACTGACCAAGATTTTTGTTTCAGGCTGGGTAGAACGGGTGACTCCTGATCCCTCACTCCAACGGGAGTTAGACAAAGCCACACCCCAGCAGAAGGCTCTCCTCTATGCCAAGGGCGGCATTTGGCACGAGGCTGTAACCACTCTGGCTGAGCTACGTCGTCAAAAACCCAACAATGTCACCCTGAAGGAAGAATGGGCTAAATTGTTGCGATCGATTAACTTAGAGGCGATCGCACCTGAACCAATTACCTCTATGCTGACCCCGAAAAAATAA
- a CDS encoding DUF1822 family protein, producing MTYPTHELDDLSLSLPITQTALRTAQQFANEQPTPQKAEQVRLNTLAVCAVNDYLQMIGIPTNLEASDSWNPVLRLCADVADLEVTGIGRLECRPHKSGQSSCYIPPEVWLDRVGYIVVEIDELSLEATVLGFTQTVTSEELPIRQLQAIDDLIDVLNPLDEPQQIPTVARTRVNLNQWLTNVFEQGWQTVESLFAPTEPEFAFNFRSAPDSVMDELAVSDEGISRAKLIDLGMQLAGYPVALVVKIQSESERKTHILLQLHPSGGQIYLPPFLQLTVLDESGLIFLEAQARSADNYIQLQFSGLPGEPFSVKVALGDASVTEDFVV from the coding sequence ATGACATACCCCACCCACGAGCTAGACGACTTGTCCTTATCACTACCTATCACTCAGACAGCACTTCGTACTGCACAACAGTTTGCCAATGAACAACCCACACCCCAAAAAGCTGAGCAGGTTCGGCTCAACACTCTAGCGGTGTGTGCGGTTAATGATTACTTACAGATGATTGGCATACCAACCAACCTAGAAGCGAGCGACAGTTGGAATCCCGTGTTGCGCCTGTGTGCGGATGTCGCTGACTTAGAAGTCACAGGCATCGGTCGCCTGGAATGTCGCCCTCATAAAAGTGGTCAATCTAGCTGCTATATTCCCCCAGAAGTTTGGTTAGACCGGGTGGGTTATATCGTTGTTGAAATCGATGAACTCTCACTGGAGGCAACCGTGTTGGGTTTTACTCAAACTGTTACTAGCGAAGAATTACCCATTAGGCAGCTACAAGCGATCGACGATTTAATCGATGTCCTAAATCCGCTAGATGAACCCCAGCAGATTCCTACAGTTGCGAGGACACGCGTGAATCTGAACCAATGGTTAACCAATGTTTTCGAGCAAGGTTGGCAAACCGTTGAATCACTATTCGCTCCCACTGAACCTGAATTTGCCTTTAATTTCCGCAGTGCTCCGGACTCAGTTATGGATGAACTCGCTGTCTCTGATGAAGGCATCAGTCGCGCTAAACTTATCGACTTAGGAATGCAGTTAGCGGGTTACCCGGTGGCGTTAGTGGTTAAAATCCAATCGGAATCCGAACGCAAAACCCATATCCTGCTTCAGCTTCATCCCAGTGGTGGGCAAATCTATCTACCCCCCTTCTTACAACTCACCGTACTCGATGAATCTGGGTTAATTTTTCTGGAAGCCCAAGCCAGAAGCGCTGATAATTATATACAGCTCCAGTTTAGTGGTCTCCCTGGGGAACCCTTTAGCGTTAAAGTAGCTCTCGGTGATGCCAGTGTTACAGAAGACTTTGTGGTTTGA
- a CDS encoding sigma-70 family RNA polymerase sigma factor, translated as MNEREERLDSLVTEGCKHPPGSAARQRNLTRIIRLIGPKLWRENTPYYPDALQQTWVYFCQNICEGKTGRAYDPDRGSIVTWLNFYLKKRLHDFYTDDRDRERKIATPKSDDSTENPDPLENIASEPDVPPLLEQVKQWVEDDLDGELRHIHIANRKDVTAQVLILRRLPPETSWKDLATEFNLSVSTLSSFYQRQCLPRLRKFGESEGYL; from the coding sequence ATGAATGAACGGGAGGAACGGCTGGACTCATTGGTTACAGAAGGCTGTAAACATCCACCAGGAAGTGCTGCGCGTCAGAGAAACTTAACAAGGATTATTCGCCTGATTGGCCCCAAGCTTTGGCGAGAGAATACTCCTTACTATCCAGACGCCTTGCAACAGACGTGGGTATATTTCTGCCAGAACATCTGCGAAGGCAAGACAGGCAGAGCTTATGACCCGGATCGGGGTAGTATCGTCACCTGGTTAAATTTTTACCTGAAGAAACGACTCCACGATTTTTACACAGATGATCGCGATCGGGAAAGAAAAATTGCGACCCCAAAATCTGATGACTCGACCGAAAATCCTGACCCCCTGGAAAATATTGCTTCTGAACCCGACGTTCCTCCCCTACTCGAACAGGTTAAACAATGGGTTGAAGACGATTTAGACGGAGAATTAAGGCACATCCACATTGCCAACCGCAAAGATGTCACTGCCCAAGTCTTAATCTTGCGGCGCTTGCCCCCAGAAACCAGTTGGAAAGATCTCGCCACAGAATTTAATCTATCAGTCTCGACGTTGAGCAGTTTTTATCAGCGACAATGTCTACCTCGGCTGCGTAAATTTGGTGAATCAGAGGGATATCTATAG
- a CDS encoding SDR family oxidoreductase: MTQSPPLAEQVILITGASTGIGAALARRLAQQFLGIRLVLAARNKDKLEAVATDCQKVGAEVLVVPTDLAQLEQVKALPQKVLDHFGRVDALVNNAGYGHMGPMELISPEDAQRQFAVNFHAPLILSQAFIPTLRDQGGGRIINVSSLGGRVAFPAGGMYSPSKFALEALSDVMRMELAAFNIKVSVIEPGPVTTDFFSVAGDKVDLNISESGRKLYRAAIEGIKDIEQQTARLAWTSERVADVIIRALTSRHPRPRYVAATGGKMMLFLMRKLLPTPLVDLFWKRFYKIDKVEKEWKSLAQRVR, encoded by the coding sequence ATGACTCAGTCTCCCCCACTAGCCGAACAAGTTATTTTAATTACTGGCGCTTCCACCGGGATTGGTGCAGCTCTCGCCCGACGGTTAGCCCAGCAATTTTTGGGTATTCGCTTAGTCCTTGCCGCCCGCAATAAGGACAAGCTAGAAGCTGTAGCGACCGATTGTCAAAAAGTGGGTGCAGAAGTACTGGTTGTGCCAACTGACCTTGCTCAACTCGAACAGGTCAAAGCCCTACCTCAAAAAGTACTTGACCACTTTGGTCGAGTGGATGCCTTGGTGAATAATGCAGGTTACGGACACATGGGGCCGATGGAATTAATTTCACCGGAAGATGCCCAGAGGCAATTTGCGGTCAATTTTCATGCGCCGTTAATCTTGAGTCAGGCGTTCATCCCCACCCTGCGGGACCAGGGGGGTGGTCGAATTATCAATGTTTCATCCCTCGGCGGTCGGGTGGCGTTTCCGGCTGGGGGGATGTATAGCCCTTCTAAATTTGCTTTAGAAGCCTTGAGTGATGTCATGCGGATGGAGTTAGCGGCGTTCAACATTAAAGTCAGTGTGATTGAACCAGGCCCCGTCACCACAGACTTTTTTAGTGTGGCTGGCGATAAGGTCGATCTGAATATATCGGAGTCAGGACGAAAGCTCTATCGGGCAGCGATTGAGGGCATCAAAGACATTGAACAGCAAACGGCACGTCTGGCCTGGACTTCAGAACGGGTGGCAGATGTGATCATTCGGGCGTTAACCTCGCGCCACCCCCGTCCCCGCTACGTGGCGGCAACCGGGGGAAAGATGATGCTGTTTTTGATGAGAAAACTCCTACCGACTCCACTGGTAGACCTGTTCTGGAAACGCTTCTACAAAATTGACAAAGTTGAGAAAGAGTGGAAAAGTTTGGCTCAAAGGGTAAGGTAG
- a CDS encoding CHASE2 domain-containing protein, whose translation MGKLVVLKLGDGSFEQGFPVTLQIGEDESPPCLEIIGKLPPIPEIPQSYKTWSTTYRHLGGRSRLEAPAAQRTHFSTIESCCSAAQILRDRLNNWLYSEPFRPIREKLLEQLMPSDEIRLIIQTNDIWLKRLPWHLWDFCDRYPKAEIALSPLGFPPHETSLTSHTQVRILAILGNSKDINIQADRLLLEQLPNAEVRFLVEPQRHEFSEELWNQDWDILFFAGHSSSHCNGETGRIYLNQTDSLTFDQLKFAVKKAVERGLKIAIFNSCDGLGLAKDLVDLNIPQVIVMREPVPDRISQEFLKYFLDAYSRGKSFYLAVREARERLQGWEDQFPCATWLPLICQKNPAVVPPTWRDLYKVDDKPPPPPLPPPPLRPLPLPKLRCSLRTVLLISVGITSLFLGIRHKGLLQPLELQAFDWMMQIRPAEPPDSRLLVVTVTEDDIKAQGNEFRRGSLSDRTLARLLAKLESYQPRVIGLDIYRDFKVEAKYPELAKYLRESQRFIAVCEASTDPSDPAIEPPPEVPKGNLGLSDVAIDSGGIVRRHLLAMTPSPASACKPYYTLSTQLAFRYLETQGISRQITPEGLLKLGKVVFKPLEPHSSGYQGTDAWGHQVLLNYRFYRSSEDFVGQVSVTQVLNGQLDPDSVKNRIILIGVTAPSAKDFFLTPYGQRIPGVVVHAQQVSQILSAVLDGRPLLWVWPGWGDALWIWGWSLVGGLISWRFFTGQRWVVVMGAIVILYGLSYVLFLLGGWIPLVPAALVLVSTSGGVLAYTTWQARK comes from the coding sequence ATGGGTAAGTTAGTCGTCCTAAAGCTAGGGGATGGTAGCTTTGAACAGGGATTTCCTGTCACCTTACAAATTGGAGAGGATGAAAGTCCCCCCTGTTTGGAAATCATCGGTAAGCTGCCACCGATCCCGGAAATTCCTCAATCCTATAAAACTTGGTCTACCACTTATCGCCATTTGGGAGGACGTTCCCGACTCGAAGCCCCTGCTGCCCAACGCACTCACTTTTCCACCATTGAAAGTTGCTGTAGTGCTGCCCAAATTTTACGCGATCGCCTCAACAATTGGCTCTACTCGGAACCGTTTCGCCCCATCCGAGAAAAATTACTCGAACAATTAATGCCGTCTGATGAAATCCGGCTGATTATTCAAACGAACGATATTTGGTTAAAGCGACTCCCCTGGCATCTGTGGGATTTTTGCGATCGCTACCCCAAAGCTGAAATTGCCCTAAGTCCACTTGGCTTTCCTCCCCACGAAACAAGCCTAACCTCCCATACTCAAGTCAGAATCTTAGCCATTCTGGGTAATAGTAAAGACATTAATATCCAAGCAGATCGGCTCTTACTCGAACAGTTACCCAATGCAGAAGTCCGCTTTTTGGTAGAACCACAACGCCACGAATTCAGTGAAGAACTTTGGAATCAAGACTGGGATATTCTCTTTTTTGCGGGACATAGTTCCAGTCATTGTAATGGCGAAACGGGTCGAATATATCTCAATCAAACCGATAGCTTAACCTTTGATCAGTTAAAATTTGCTGTTAAAAAAGCCGTAGAACGAGGCTTAAAAATTGCAATTTTCAATTCTTGTGATGGCTTGGGATTAGCCAAAGATTTAGTCGATTTGAATATTCCGCAAGTCATTGTCATGCGGGAGCCAGTGCCTGACCGCATCTCCCAAGAATTTTTAAAGTATTTTTTAGATGCCTATTCTAGAGGTAAATCATTCTATCTCGCCGTGCGCGAGGCCAGAGAACGCTTGCAGGGATGGGAAGATCAATTTCCTTGTGCGACTTGGTTACCGCTAATTTGTCAAAAAAATCCTGCCGTTGTGCCACCGACTTGGCGAGATTTGTATAAGGTGGATGACAAGCCGCCTCCACCCCCGCTTCCACCCCCGCCACTCCGTCCTCTACCTCTGCCCAAATTGCGGTGTAGTCTGCGGACTGTGTTACTCATCAGTGTGGGAATCACCTCCCTGTTCCTGGGAATTCGACACAAGGGACTCCTGCAACCGTTAGAATTGCAAGCGTTCGACTGGATGATGCAAATCAGACCCGCCGAACCCCCTGATTCGCGCCTTTTGGTCGTCACTGTCACGGAAGACGATATTAAAGCTCAGGGAAATGAGTTCCGGCGTGGGTCACTATCCGATCGCACGTTAGCCCGACTGTTAGCGAAACTCGAATCCTATCAACCCAGAGTCATTGGCTTAGATATTTATCGCGATTTTAAAGTAGAAGCCAAGTACCCAGAGTTAGCCAAATATCTCAGAGAAAGTCAACGCTTCATTGCTGTGTGCGAAGCCAGTACAGACCCTAGCGACCCGGCGATTGAACCGCCGCCAGAAGTCCCTAAGGGCAACCTGGGCTTAAGTGATGTGGCGATCGATTCCGGTGGCATTGTCCGTCGTCATCTTCTGGCGATGACCCCATCTCCGGCCTCAGCTTGCAAGCCCTACTACACCCTCAGCACCCAGTTAGCATTCCGCTACCTAGAAACACAGGGCATCTCGCGTCAAATTACGCCAGAGGGGCTATTAAAACTGGGCAAAGTTGTGTTTAAGCCCTTGGAACCTCATAGCAGTGGCTACCAAGGCACCGACGCCTGGGGTCACCAAGTGCTGCTCAATTATCGCTTCTACCGCTCGAGCGAGGATTTTGTCGGACAAGTCAGCGTCACCCAGGTTCTGAACGGTCAGCTCGATCCTGACTCCGTCAAAAACCGAATTATTCTCATTGGTGTTACAGCGCCCAGCGCTAAGGATTTTTTTCTCACACCTTACGGTCAAAGAATTCCAGGTGTCGTCGTTCATGCCCAGCAAGTGAGTCAGATTCTCAGTGCTGTTCTCGATGGGCGACCGCTTTTGTGGGTTTGGCCTGGATGGGGAGATGCCCTGTGGATTTGGGGATGGTCGCTGGTCGGTGGTCTAATTTCTTGGCGCTTTTTCACAGGGCAGCGCTGGGTGGTGGTGATGGGTGCGATTGTCATTTTGTACGGGCTTAGCTATGTACTGTTCCTGCTGGGAGGGTGGATTCCTCTCGTTCCGGCAGCTCTGGTTTTGGTATCGACCAGTGGCGGTGTTTTAGCTTACACCACCTGGCAAGCCCGAAAGTAA
- the crtA gene encoding cyanoexosortase A, producing MTQLSKLKLLPGFNFWIVGIAVGLIALHLTLTLKANNLDLLSTSLVFWAAVSSLVWDKKDQLRTESGIFSSFLGASLLTSVLLKSFLVPGNDIFLRFSPFISAFSLALLVSGAKGLKQYWQELLLLGFISIPQGLVHRFLDLSLLTAKFSASLLSGLGFSVYRQGVFITLPTAKVEVASGCSGVNGMLQLLGLSLLFLFMFPQTNRKQKVFIPFLAVFIAFIVNGIRVAILTLLVANSNSEAFDYWHLGTGSQIFPLMGVFIFGLFCWFFILRKPAKAQLKSEG from the coding sequence ATGACTCAACTGAGCAAGCTCAAACTTTTACCAGGATTCAACTTCTGGATAGTTGGAATAGCCGTTGGTTTAATTGCACTCCACTTGACTTTAACCCTAAAGGCAAACAATCTGGATCTACTGAGTACAAGTCTGGTCTTTTGGGCAGCTGTATCTTCTCTCGTTTGGGATAAAAAAGATCAGCTCCGTACAGAAAGTGGCATTTTCTCCAGCTTTTTGGGAGCATCACTGCTGACTTCAGTACTTCTCAAGAGTTTTTTAGTACCGGGGAATGATATTTTTCTTCGCTTCTCACCCTTTATTTCCGCCTTCAGTTTGGCTTTATTGGTATCGGGTGCAAAAGGATTAAAACAGTATTGGCAAGAACTGCTACTCCTTGGTTTTATTAGCATTCCACAGGGTTTGGTACATCGATTTTTAGATCTCAGTCTGTTAACCGCCAAATTCTCTGCTTCTCTGCTTAGTGGTTTGGGATTTTCAGTTTATCGCCAAGGTGTTTTTATCACCCTGCCAACCGCCAAAGTAGAGGTCGCTTCGGGCTGTAGTGGAGTGAATGGTATGCTTCAGTTACTGGGACTCTCTTTGCTTTTCTTATTTATGTTTCCCCAAACCAATCGGAAACAGAAAGTTTTTATTCCATTTCTGGCTGTGTTTATTGCTTTTATTGTTAATGGCATTCGGGTTGCCATCTTAACTCTACTCGTAGCAAACTCAAATTCAGAAGCTTTTGATTATTGGCACTTGGGAACTGGCTCCCAAATCTTTCCTCTAATGGGGGTATTCATTTTTGGGTTGTTCTGCTGGTTTTTCATCCTAAGAAAGCCAGCCAAAGCCCAACTAAAGTCTGAAGGATAA
- a CDS encoding DUF928 domain-containing protein: MIYNKLSQLPKTLTLGLIVVGVYSHLPLPTQATAAPTPSALSVVSKAPSAATTQPSFVRLQLAQTPGQLASRSAATPFKTTPLLKDRGAPAPGKRVGGASRGTCPRASKSLTALVPIIPTPSTDSVLGLTFAEHPTLWFYVPYSMTSTRPVEFILKDDQGTELYRTLLSESGTAPGVMGFQIPETVPPLAVNKRYKWYLTIFCDANERSDFRSVEGWVQRVALEPKLQQELKQASPQQKAVLYTQAGVWHEAVTTLAQLHRQNPNNATLQQQWQELMQLIDLGAIAPEPITSMLTPNK, encoded by the coding sequence ATGATTTACAACAAGTTATCTCAACTACCCAAAACCCTAACCCTGGGTTTGATTGTTGTCGGAGTGTATAGCCATCTTCCACTACCCACCCAGGCGACCGCTGCACCAACCCCATCGGCTCTATCCGTTGTTTCAAAAGCCCCGTCTGCCGCGACAACCCAACCCTCCTTCGTCCGGCTCCAACTTGCCCAGACACCGGGACAACTGGCCAGTCGCAGCGCAGCAACGCCCTTTAAAACCACACCACTGCTCAAAGACCGAGGTGCACCCGCACCCGGTAAACGAGTGGGTGGAGCCAGCCGGGGGACTTGTCCAAGAGCCAGCAAGAGCCTTACCGCTTTGGTGCCTATTATCCCAACTCCTTCGACTGACTCTGTATTGGGCTTAACGTTTGCTGAGCATCCCACTTTGTGGTTTTATGTTCCCTATTCCATGACATCTACACGCCCTGTTGAGTTCATCCTGAAGGATGATCAAGGTACGGAACTCTACAGAACCTTGCTATCGGAGTCGGGCACCGCGCCTGGAGTAATGGGCTTCCAGATTCCTGAAACGGTGCCACCCCTGGCGGTCAACAAGCGCTATAAGTGGTACTTGACGATTTTTTGCGATGCGAATGAGCGTAGCGATTTTAGGTCTGTGGAGGGCTGGGTACAACGGGTTGCCCTTGAACCCAAACTCCAACAGGAGTTAAAACAAGCCTCCCCCCAACAGAAGGCTGTTCTTTATACCCAAGCCGGCGTCTGGCACGAGGCTGTAACCACTCTTGCCCAACTGCATCGCCAGAATCCCAACAATGCCACCCTGCAACAGCAGTGGCAAGAATTAATGCAATTGATTGATTTAGGCGCGATCGCTCCGGAACCGATTACCTCAATGCTTACTCCTAATAAATAA